Proteins encoded within one genomic window of Ottowia sp. SB7-C50:
- a CDS encoding TrbC/VirB2 family protein, whose product MTQMIVPAFRFSANPALRLARLRCLARPAGQGLLLAALLLFLAGTAQAAGSSMPWEGPLQSILESIQGPVARIVAVIIIIATGLALAFGDTSGGFRKLIQIVFGLSIAFAASSFFLSFFSFSGGAVV is encoded by the coding sequence ATGACGCAGATGATCGTTCCTGCTTTCCGTTTTTCTGCAAATCCGGCTTTGCGTCTTGCGCGGCTGCGCTGCCTGGCCCGCCCTGCGGGGCAAGGGCTGCTGCTGGCCGCGCTGCTGCTGTTCCTGGCCGGAACCGCGCAGGCCGCCGGTTCCTCGATGCCGTGGGAAGGCCCCTTGCAGTCGATCTTGGAGTCGATTCAAGGGCCGGTGGCGCGCATCGTCGCGGTCATCATCATCATCGCCACGGGCCTCGCGCTCGCCTTCGGCGACACGTCCGGCGGATTCCGCAAGCTGATCCAGATCGTCTTCGGTCTGTCCATCGCCTTCGCGGCTTCGAGCTTCTTCCTGTCGTTCTTCAGCTTCTCCGGCGGGGCCGTCGTATGA
- a CDS encoding VirB3 family type IV secretion system protein, which produces MSAPDTFADGFEVPLHRSLTEPILLGGAPRTVAIANGTLAAAVGLGLQLWIPGVVFWIVGHSLAVWGARVDPQFMQVFARHIKHRPLLDV; this is translated from the coding sequence ATGAGTGCCCCCGACACCTTCGCGGACGGCTTCGAGGTACCGCTGCATCGCTCGCTGACCGAGCCGATTCTGCTGGGCGGTGCGCCGCGAACCGTGGCGATCGCCAACGGCACGCTGGCCGCCGCTGTCGGCCTGGGCCTGCAACTGTGGATTCCCGGCGTGGTGTTCTGGATCGTCGGCCATTCTTTGGCGGTGTGGGGTGCGCGCGTTGATCCGCAGTTCATGCAGGTCTTCGCCCGGCACATCAAGCACCGCCCGCTGCTGGACGTGTGA
- the trbE gene encoding conjugal transfer protein TrbE codes for MLNLAEYRQRPALLADWLPWAGLVAPGVVLNKDGSFQRTARFRGPDLDSATQGELIATSARLNNALRRMGSGWALFIEAERRPAADYPHSEFPEPLSWLVDEERRATFEDSGNHFESGYHLTLLYLPPEESRARAARMLYENTPTNGVDWRERLQAFVAETDRVFDLLDGVMPEIDWLDDAQTLTYLHATISTRRYRVGVPEVPFHIDALLTDSVLVGGLAPMLGDQHLRVVSVRGFPTSTWPGILDDLNRLGFAYRWSTRFLCLDKSEAEKELSRLRRQWFAKRKNVIALLRETIFQQESPLVDTDANNKAADADAALQELGSDQVAFGYLTATVTVLDTDAAVADEKLRMVERVIQGRGFVTIPETLNAVDAWLSSIPGNAYANVRQPIVSTLNLAHMMPVSAVWAGPEKNDHLDGPPLIVTRTDGATPFRLVTHIGDVGHTLVAGPTGMGKSVLLATLAMQFRRYRGSRIFAFDMGRSIRATILGLGGEHYDLGTDGEIAFQPLARIDREGYRTWAAEWIEGRLLHEGVAVGPDEKASIWSALGSLAGAPVEQRTMTGLSVLLQSNTLRQALSPYVLGGAHGKLLDADHDRLGMADVQCFEMEELMHSKAAVMAVLHYLFARFDERFDGAPTLLILDEAWLFLDDPVFAARIRQWLKTLRKKNVSVIFATQSLADIKDSSIAPAIIESCASRIFLPNPQATEPQIRTIYEGFGLNSRQIEIVATAQPKRDYYYQSRLGNRLFDLDLGPATLAFAGASTPQDQRDMDRVLLDAGVTGFAGAWLRHRSLDWAADLLPSLPGLAPGSSRTADHP; via the coding sequence ATGCTGAACCTCGCCGAATATCGCCAGCGCCCGGCCTTGCTTGCCGACTGGCTGCCCTGGGCCGGGCTGGTCGCACCGGGCGTCGTCTTGAACAAGGATGGCAGTTTCCAGCGCACGGCCCGGTTTCGCGGGCCTGACCTCGACAGCGCGACGCAAGGCGAGCTGATCGCCACGTCGGCGCGGTTGAACAACGCGCTGCGCCGCATGGGATCGGGCTGGGCGCTGTTCATTGAAGCCGAGCGCCGTCCCGCTGCCGACTATCCGCACTCGGAGTTTCCAGAGCCGCTGTCGTGGCTCGTGGACGAGGAACGCCGCGCCACCTTCGAGGACTCGGGCAATCACTTCGAGAGTGGCTATCACCTGACGCTGCTTTACCTGCCGCCGGAAGAATCCCGCGCCCGCGCAGCCAGGATGCTCTACGAGAACACGCCCACGAATGGCGTGGACTGGCGCGAGCGGCTGCAAGCCTTCGTCGCGGAAACGGATCGCGTCTTTGACCTGCTCGACGGCGTGATGCCGGAAATTGACTGGCTCGATGACGCGCAGACGCTGACCTACCTGCACGCGACCATCTCGACGCGGCGCTATCGCGTGGGCGTGCCCGAGGTGCCGTTCCACATCGACGCGCTGCTGACCGACTCCGTGCTGGTCGGTGGCTTGGCACCCATGCTGGGCGACCAGCACCTGCGCGTGGTGTCGGTGCGGGGCTTCCCGACCTCGACCTGGCCGGGGATTCTGGACGACCTCAACCGCCTCGGATTTGCCTATCGCTGGTCAACCCGGTTCCTGTGCCTCGACAAATCCGAGGCGGAGAAAGAACTTTCCCGCCTGCGCCGCCAGTGGTTTGCGAAAAGGAAGAACGTCATCGCGCTGCTGCGCGAAACGATCTTCCAGCAGGAAAGCCCGCTGGTGGACACCGACGCCAACAACAAGGCGGCCGACGCCGACGCTGCCTTGCAGGAGTTGGGCAGCGACCAAGTCGCCTTCGGCTACTTGACGGCGACCGTCACCGTCTTGGACACGGACGCCGCCGTGGCGGACGAGAAGCTGCGCATGGTGGAGCGTGTCATCCAGGGCCGGGGCTTCGTGACCATCCCCGAAACGCTCAACGCCGTGGATGCGTGGCTGTCTTCGATCCCCGGCAACGCCTACGCGAACGTGCGCCAGCCCATCGTTTCGACGCTGAACCTGGCGCACATGATGCCGGTGTCGGCGGTGTGGGCCGGGCCAGAGAAGAACGACCACCTCGACGGCCCGCCGCTGATCGTCACACGCACCGATGGCGCCACGCCGTTTCGCCTCGTGACGCACATCGGCGACGTGGGCCATACGCTGGTCGCCGGCCCGACCGGCATGGGCAAGTCGGTCTTGCTCGCCACGCTGGCGATGCAGTTCCGCCGCTATCGCGGCTCGCGCATCTTCGCCTTCGACATGGGCCGCTCCATACGGGCCACCATCCTCGGCCTGGGCGGCGAGCACTACGACCTGGGCACGGATGGCGAAATCGCCTTCCAGCCGCTCGCGCGCATCGACCGCGAGGGCTACCGCACCTGGGCTGCTGAATGGATCGAAGGCCGGTTGCTGCACGAAGGCGTGGCGGTCGGCCCCGACGAGAAAGCATCCATCTGGTCGGCGCTGGGCAGTCTCGCCGGTGCGCCGGTGGAGCAGCGCACGATGACAGGGCTTTCCGTGCTGCTGCAATCGAACACGCTGCGGCAGGCGTTGTCGCCTTATGTCCTCGGTGGTGCCCACGGCAAGCTGCTGGATGCCGACCATGACCGTCTCGGCATGGCCGACGTGCAGTGCTTCGAGATGGAGGAACTGATGCACAGCAAGGCCGCCGTCATGGCCGTGCTGCATTACCTCTTTGCGCGTTTCGATGAACGCTTCGACGGGGCGCCCACGCTGCTGATCCTCGATGAAGCGTGGCTGTTCCTGGATGACCCGGTGTTTGCCGCGCGTATCCGGCAGTGGCTCAAGACGCTCAGGAAGAAGAACGTCAGCGTCATCTTCGCCACGCAGAGCCTAGCCGACATCAAGGATTCGAGCATTGCGCCCGCGATCATCGAAAGCTGCGCCAGCCGCATCTTCCTGCCCAACCCGCAGGCCACCGAGCCGCAGATTCGCACGATCTACGAGGGCTTCGGGTTGAACTCGCGCCAGATCGAGATCGTGGCGACCGCGCAGCCCAAGCGCGACTACTACTACCAGTCCCGCCTCGGCAATCGCCTGTTCGACCTCGACCTGGGGCCGGCCACGCTGGCCTTTGCGGGCGCTTCCACGCCGCAGGACCAGCGCGACATGGATCGCGTGCTGCTGGATGCCGGCGTAACCGGCTTCGCGGGCGCCTGGCTGCGCCATCGCAGCCTCGATTGGGCGGCCGACCTGCTGCCCTCACTCCCCGGACTTGCGCCGGGTTCCTCTCGTACCGCTGACCACCCATAG
- the trbJ gene encoding P-type conjugative transfer protein TrbJ, translating to MKTHALSISLAAALSLSLLTSSPALAWRIVFDPTNYVQNTLTAIRTLEQINNQIRQLQNEAQMLMNQARNLASLPSSVVGQLRANLATTDRLIAQARGLAYDVTNLDREFRRLYPEQYAATVTGDQMVRDAQERWKNTLNGLQTTMQMQAQVSQNLGEDESVLADLVGKSQSAEGALQAMQAMNQLLALQAKQSIQAQRLQITQDRAASLELARQAAATERAREVRRRFLGDGTPYTPQSVNFYGN from the coding sequence ATGAAGACCCATGCGCTTTCCATTTCGCTCGCCGCCGCGTTGTCGCTCTCGCTGTTGACCTCGTCACCAGCGTTGGCCTGGCGCATCGTCTTTGATCCGACCAACTATGTGCAGAACACGCTGACCGCGATCCGCACGCTGGAGCAGATCAACAACCAGATTCGCCAGCTCCAGAACGAGGCGCAGATGCTGATGAATCAGGCGCGCAACCTCGCCAGCCTGCCGTCCAGCGTGGTCGGCCAGTTGCGCGCCAATCTGGCGACGACCGATCGGCTGATCGCCCAGGCCAGGGGATTAGCCTACGACGTAACGAACCTGGATCGGGAGTTCCGGCGCCTGTATCCGGAGCAGTACGCCGCCACCGTGACCGGCGACCAGATGGTCCGCGATGCGCAGGAGCGTTGGAAGAACACGCTCAACGGCTTGCAGACCACCATGCAGATGCAGGCGCAGGTGTCGCAGAACCTGGGCGAAGACGAAAGCGTGCTGGCCGACCTCGTGGGCAAGAGCCAGTCGGCCGAGGGCGCGCTGCAGGCGATGCAGGCCATGAACCAGTTGCTGGCCTTGCAGGCCAAGCAGTCGATCCAAGCGCAGCGGCTTCAGATCACGCAAGACCGGGCTGCCTCGCTGGAGCTGGCGCGGCAGGCGGCGGCCACGGAGCGCGCCCGCGAGGTGCGGCGGCGCTTCCTGGGTGACGGCACGCCGTACACACCGCAGTCCGTAAACTTCTACGGCAACTGA
- the trbL gene encoding P-type conjugative transfer protein TrbL, whose product MNDVTIIDQFLATFAAYIDSGFGLLRGEVAFLTATLIVIDMTIAGLYWAMSHATGQGEDVIAKLLRKVLYVGAFAYIINNFNWLASIVFRSFAGLGITATGSAITMENFLQPGRLAKTGIDAGAPILEQIGEMAGFPEVFVNLDPIVVMFLAWLVVVLCFFVLAIQLFITLIEFKLTTLAGFVLVPFALWNKTAFLAEKVLGNVVASGVKVLVLAVIVGIGSGLFAQFQVHPAEPSIDHALVIMLASLTLLALGIFGPGIATGLVSGAPQLGAGAMAGAAVGAAGTAVVIGAAATGVGGAVAAGARMAPAAAKLAGSGARAATSAASSAKSTFQAGSAAAGGGAKGAMAGLGNVAKTGAQSAGRAAASRASAAGQRMAAPFRAGWNGSTADTGASVGQASAGEAPAGGAAAQKPEQPAWAKRLHRRQQLTHAATTAAHTLRGGDGGGSGQGPSLRGSDD is encoded by the coding sequence ATGAATGACGTGACCATCATCGACCAGTTCCTCGCCACATTCGCCGCCTACATCGACTCGGGTTTCGGACTGCTGCGGGGCGAAGTGGCGTTCCTCACAGCCACGTTGATCGTCATCGACATGACGATCGCCGGCCTGTATTGGGCCATGAGCCACGCTACCGGCCAAGGCGAGGACGTGATCGCCAAGCTGCTGCGCAAGGTGCTCTACGTCGGTGCCTTCGCCTACATCATCAACAACTTCAACTGGCTGGCCAGCATCGTGTTCCGCTCGTTTGCGGGATTGGGCATCACCGCCACCGGCTCGGCCATCACGATGGAGAACTTCTTGCAGCCGGGCCGGCTGGCGAAAACCGGCATCGACGCCGGGGCGCCGATTCTGGAGCAGATCGGCGAGATGGCAGGCTTTCCCGAAGTGTTCGTGAACCTCGACCCCATCGTGGTGATGTTCCTCGCGTGGCTGGTCGTGGTGCTGTGCTTCTTCGTGCTGGCAATCCAGCTTTTCATCACGCTGATCGAGTTCAAGCTGACCACGCTCGCCGGATTCGTGCTGGTGCCGTTCGCGCTCTGGAACAAGACCGCGTTCCTCGCCGAAAAGGTCTTGGGCAACGTGGTGGCCTCCGGCGTCAAGGTTCTGGTACTGGCTGTGATCGTCGGTATCGGCTCGGGCTTGTTCGCTCAGTTCCAAGTCCATCCTGCCGAGCCGTCTATCGACCACGCGCTGGTCATCATGCTGGCCTCGCTCACCTTGCTGGCGCTCGGGATCTTTGGCCCCGGCATCGCCACGGGCCTTGTGTCCGGTGCGCCGCAGCTCGGCGCGGGCGCAATGGCCGGTGCTGCTGTCGGCGCTGCCGGCACGGCCGTTGTCATCGGTGCCGCCGCGACGGGCGTGGGTGGCGCCGTGGCTGCTGGCGCGCGCATGGCCCCGGCTGCCGCAAAGCTGGCCGGTAGCGGTGCGCGCGCCGCAACGTCGGCGGCCAGCAGTGCGAAGTCGACGTTTCAGGCCGGTTCCGCCGCCGCTGGCGGCGGCGCAAAGGGCGCGATGGCGGGCTTGGGCAACGTCGCCAAGACCGGCGCGCAATCCGCCGGACGCGCCGCAGCATCCCGTGCTTCCGCTGCCGGGCAGCGGATGGCCGCTCCGTTCCGTGCTGGCTGGAATGGCTCGACGGCCGACACTGGCGCGTCAGTCGGCCAAGCCTCCGCAGGAGAAGCCCCCGCAGGCGGCGCCGCTGCACAGAAGCCGGAACAACCCGCCTGGGCCAAGCGGCTGCATCGCCGCCAGCAACTCACCCACGCCGCGACCACCGCCGCGCACACGCTGCGCGGCGGCGACGGTGGCGGCTCGGGGCAAGGCCCGAGCCTGCGCGGCTCCGACGACTAA
- the trbF gene encoding conjugal transfer protein TrbF, whose product MRFRKPQVRYADTPQPATPYQAAGQVWDDRIGTPRVQAKNWRLMAFGCLTLALLMAGGLVWRSAQSFVTPYVVEVDNAGQVRAVGEAATPYRPSDAQTAHHIARFVTLVRSLSIDPIVVRQNWLDAYDHTTDKGAAVLNDYARVNDPFARIGKESVTVQITSVVRASDTSFNVRWTERRYVNGAAAGLERWTAVVSIVLQPPRTEERLRKNPLGIYVNGLSWSRELDSSEGAKP is encoded by the coding sequence ATGCGATTCAGAAAACCGCAGGTGCGCTACGCCGACACGCCGCAGCCTGCCACGCCGTACCAAGCTGCCGGCCAGGTGTGGGACGACCGTATCGGAACGCCGCGCGTGCAGGCGAAGAACTGGCGGCTGATGGCCTTCGGCTGCCTCACGCTCGCGCTGTTGATGGCCGGCGGCCTGGTGTGGCGCTCGGCGCAGTCCTTCGTGACGCCCTACGTCGTAGAGGTGGACAACGCGGGCCAAGTGCGCGCCGTGGGCGAAGCCGCCACGCCGTACCGGCCCAGCGATGCGCAGACGGCGCACCACATCGCGCGCTTTGTCACGCTGGTTCGGTCGCTGTCCATCGACCCGATCGTGGTGCGGCAGAACTGGCTGGACGCCTACGACCACACCACAGACAAGGGTGCAGCCGTGCTCAACGACTACGCGCGTGTGAACGATCCGTTCGCGCGCATCGGCAAGGAGTCGGTGACGGTGCAGATCACCAGCGTCGTGCGCGCCAGCGATACGTCTTTCAACGTGCGCTGGACGGAACGCCGCTACGTCAACGGCGCCGCGGCGGGCCTGGAGAGGTGGACGGCCGTGGTGTCCATCGTGCTCCAGCCGCCGCGCACCGAAGAACGCCTGCGCAAGAACCCCCTGGGCATCTACGTCAACGGCCTGTCGTGGAGCCGCGAACTGGATTCTTCCGAAGGAGCCAAGCCATGA
- the trbG gene encoding P-type conjugative transfer protein TrbG — translation MNDLFRKSALPVILLALAGCATQGKPPPTISLDEPVQAQQLPEPPAPVEVVAVPEVLPMPAQLKPLPEAEDAKPTPEPADEKVRVSRANAEARVAPTREGYVNAIQVWPFTDGALYQVYAAVGRVTVISLQSGEELVTVAAGDTVRWIVGDTSSGSGADLRVNVLVKPIRSGLKTNLVITTNRRTYLLELASTEKTWMASASWEYPRDRILALQRQAQAASAAAPVDSGLSLENLRFRYAVSGSNPPWKPLRAFDDGQKVYIQFPAGIAQGELPPLFVIGPEGDGQLVNYRFRSPYYIVDRLFGAAELRLGGDKGDVVRIERTDGVARRN, via the coding sequence ATGAATGATCTTTTCCGTAAATCCGCCTTGCCGGTGATCTTGCTTGCCCTGGCGGGCTGCGCCACGCAGGGCAAGCCACCGCCGACCATCTCGCTCGATGAGCCAGTGCAGGCCCAGCAGCTACCCGAGCCACCCGCGCCGGTGGAGGTGGTGGCGGTGCCCGAGGTGCTGCCGATGCCGGCGCAGTTGAAGCCATTGCCCGAAGCCGAGGACGCCAAGCCCACGCCGGAGCCAGCCGACGAGAAGGTGCGCGTCTCTCGGGCCAATGCCGAGGCGCGCGTCGCACCCACGCGCGAGGGATACGTCAACGCGATTCAGGTGTGGCCGTTCACCGATGGCGCGCTCTACCAAGTCTATGCAGCCGTGGGCCGCGTGACCGTGATTTCGCTCCAGTCGGGCGAGGAGCTGGTGACGGTGGCCGCTGGCGATACCGTGCGCTGGATCGTGGGCGATACGTCGAGCGGCAGCGGTGCTGACCTGCGCGTCAATGTGCTGGTCAAGCCGATCCGCTCGGGCCTCAAGACCAATCTCGTCATCACCACCAACCGCAGGACGTACCTGCTGGAGTTGGCTTCGACGGAAAAGACGTGGATGGCGTCGGCTTCTTGGGAGTATCCGCGTGACCGGATACTGGCCTTGCAGCGCCAGGCGCAGGCGGCCAGCGCCGCCGCGCCGGTGGACTCCGGCTTGTCGCTGGAAAACCTGCGCTTCCGCTACGCGGTCAGCGGTAGCAACCCGCCGTGGAAGCCGCTGCGCGCCTTCGACGACGGGCAGAAGGTCTATATCCAGTTCCCCGCCGGCATCGCGCAAGGCGAGCTGCCGCCGCTGTTCGTGATCGGGCCAGAAGGCGACGGGCAACTGGTCAACTACCGCTTCCGCTCGCCGTACTACATCGTGGATCGGCTGTTCGGTGCCGCCGAACTGCGCCTGGGCGGGGACAAGGGCGACGTGGTGCGAATCGAGCGCACGGACGGCGTTGCACGGAGGAACTGA
- a CDS encoding TrbI/VirB10 family protein: MSQDDTPDLATPQTGKVAPEAVALRAQPRPVTRLNRRTLAILAGGLSVAVLGATIWSLQPQRRGTSEQAELYNVDRVSKSEGLDALPTDYSKLPPALPPDVPELGPPLPGDLGPAIVASQQPVTPGYSPPGHDPEDALRKEADAAAASSVFFRSGGQGQTAATVAQAAPGTASTLAAFDPLAAGPASTAAQPADPTAVQNRQDQKEAFLKAGSTETRNSGNLALPASPYQVMAGTVIAGALVTGIKSDLPGDVIGTVTEPVYDTATGKFLLIPQGSRVLGRYNSQVSYGQSRVQVVWNRIILPDTSSLTLDNLVGTDPAGYAGLEDDVDWHWNRIFAGAVLTTLLGVGAELAAPENRQDGNRIVIAGRDSAQDSINQVGQEITRRNMNIQPTLTSRPGLPVRIIVNRDLVLRPYQPLFFNRGTSQ; encoded by the coding sequence ATGAGCCAGGACGACACCCCCGACCTCGCCACGCCGCAGACGGGCAAGGTAGCGCCCGAGGCGGTGGCGCTGCGCGCCCAGCCGCGCCCGGTCACGCGCCTGAACCGGCGCACGCTGGCCATCCTCGCCGGCGGCCTGTCGGTCGCCGTGCTCGGGGCCACGATCTGGTCATTGCAGCCGCAGCGGCGCGGGACCAGCGAGCAGGCCGAGCTTTACAACGTCGATCGCGTCTCGAAGTCCGAAGGGCTGGATGCGCTGCCGACGGACTACTCGAAGCTGCCACCAGCCTTGCCGCCCGATGTGCCCGAGCTGGGGCCGCCGTTGCCCGGCGACCTTGGCCCGGCCATCGTCGCTTCGCAGCAGCCGGTGACACCGGGCTATTCGCCGCCAGGCCATGATCCTGAAGATGCCTTGCGCAAGGAGGCGGACGCGGCGGCGGCCTCGTCGGTGTTCTTCCGCTCGGGCGGCCAAGGGCAGACCGCCGCCACGGTCGCGCAGGCAGCGCCGGGGACTGCAAGCACGCTTGCGGCCTTCGATCCGCTCGCTGCTGGGCCTGCCTCGACGGCGGCCCAGCCCGCCGACCCGACCGCCGTGCAGAACCGGCAAGACCAGAAGGAGGCGTTCCTGAAAGCCGGTTCTACGGAAACCCGCAATTCCGGCAATCTGGCGCTGCCCGCGTCGCCTTATCAGGTGATGGCCGGAACGGTGATCGCCGGCGCGCTGGTGACAGGCATCAAGTCGGACTTGCCGGGCGACGTGATCGGCACTGTGACGGAGCCGGTCTATGACACGGCCACCGGCAAGTTCCTGCTGATTCCCCAGGGGTCACGCGTCCTCGGGCGCTACAACAGCCAGGTCAGCTACGGACAGAGCCGCGTGCAGGTGGTGTGGAACCGGATCATCCTGCCCGACACGTCCTCGCTAACGCTCGACAACCTTGTCGGCACCGACCCGGCCGGCTACGCGGGCTTGGAGGATGACGTGGACTGGCACTGGAACCGCATCTTTGCCGGTGCGGTGCTGACGACGCTGCTTGGCGTCGGCGCAGAGCTGGCCGCGCCGGAGAACCGCCAGGACGGCAACCGCATCGTCATCGCCGGACGTGACAGCGCCCAGGACAGCATCAATCAGGTCGGGCAGGAGATCACCCGGCGCAATATGAATATCCAGCCGACGCTGACCAGCCGGCCCGGCCTGCCGGTTCGCATCATCGTCAACCGGGATCTGGTGCTGCGACCGTACCAGCCGCTGTTCTTCAATCGGGGAACTTCGCAATGA
- a CDS encoding DUF2274 domain-containing protein yields the protein MSTTKKLRLGPLPKIENVKLTFACPASLKADLDRYAALHAQAYGEAIDAVTLIPHMLEAFMAGDRGFKRTQPKNGKAAPA from the coding sequence ATGAGCACGACCAAGAAGCTGCGGCTCGGGCCACTGCCCAAGATCGAGAACGTCAAGCTGACATTTGCCTGCCCGGCCAGCTTGAAAGCCGACCTTGACCGCTACGCCGCGCTGCACGCGCAGGCATATGGCGAGGCGATCGATGCCGTGACGCTGATCCCGCACATGCTGGAGGCGTTCATGGCGGGGGATCGGGGATTCAAGCGCACACAGCCCAAGAACGGAAAAGCCGCCCCTGCGTGA